From Candidatus Pedobacter colombiensis, one genomic window encodes:
- a CDS encoding histidine kinase N-terminal 7TM domain-containing protein, giving the protein MDFNFNSYAITLIFCGIITLFLSYHLFGKKGETVRLFGLMLLSNAIWSLGYGFELASSSLSQIRFFIDVEYLGITTLPVNWFLFCLQLAGKDCWYKKPVNLAALLSISVITVLLVWTNDYHHLQYRSLTIDRTGPFPTLVIVPGIWYRCFTVYFYLLMAAGSYLILSTFRKADPIYRRQNYTIFFAALIPWLVNLAYLLGLRPFDNLDLTPFAFIVAISLISMAIYRFKLFDVIPVAREKVLDLIHDGYLVLDGKNRVIDCNMAFKKYLPKDKQDKIIGEQIGSLFPQQDELLNFLKNRHSGKIEIKVQTRKATFDLEADIMYLNHNQLGNEATVIKFQDLTAIREEALKSKQQTEELKKLNQLKDRIFSIIAHDLRGPLVNLSEVLKMIDTDMITVEEFKALSPKLSRDILYTTDLLENILHWSRSQLKGYGINKTHFELRNMIINEVNYHLPSAAIKRIQILDDVFPGMIVYADMLMIQIVVRNILNNSIKFCNEDCEIHITAVYSEQHKMMLSIEDNGMGMSKEALKMLFNGTSVSTRGTMNEKGTGLGLVICKDFMERNNGKMEVSSEIGKGTKFQLFLPIDPS; this is encoded by the coding sequence ATGGATTTCAATTTTAATTCGTACGCCATTACGTTAATTTTTTGCGGTATTATTACTCTTTTTCTTTCTTACCATTTATTTGGAAAAAAAGGTGAAACGGTCCGCTTGTTTGGTCTCATGCTACTGTCTAATGCCATTTGGTCATTGGGCTATGGCTTTGAACTCGCCAGCAGTTCATTGAGTCAGATCCGTTTTTTCATCGATGTGGAGTACCTCGGAATTACGACCTTACCGGTAAACTGGTTTTTATTTTGTCTGCAATTGGCGGGTAAAGATTGCTGGTACAAAAAGCCGGTAAACCTGGCAGCCTTACTCAGTATATCTGTCATCACCGTTTTATTGGTCTGGACAAATGATTATCATCATTTACAATACCGAAGCCTGACTATCGACCGTACCGGCCCATTCCCTACGCTGGTCATAGTACCTGGCATTTGGTACAGGTGTTTTACGGTTTATTTCTACCTGCTTATGGCGGCAGGGAGTTACCTCATTCTTTCTACCTTTCGAAAAGCAGACCCTATTTACAGAAGACAAAACTATACTATATTTTTTGCGGCCTTAATTCCCTGGTTGGTTAACCTTGCTTACTTACTGGGTCTTCGTCCATTTGATAATCTCGACCTTACTCCTTTTGCATTTATTGTAGCCATCTCTTTGATTTCCATGGCTATTTATCGATTTAAATTATTCGATGTTATCCCTGTTGCCAGAGAAAAAGTACTGGACCTGATTCATGATGGATACCTGGTTTTAGATGGCAAAAACAGGGTAATTGATTGCAACATGGCTTTCAAAAAATATCTTCCCAAGGATAAACAAGATAAGATCATTGGGGAACAAATCGGGTCCTTGTTTCCGCAACAAGATGAGCTGCTCAACTTCCTGAAAAATCGACATTCAGGAAAAATCGAAATAAAAGTCCAGACTCGAAAGGCTACATTCGACCTGGAGGCAGACATCATGTATCTGAACCACAACCAACTGGGTAATGAAGCTACAGTTATCAAATTTCAAGACCTGACCGCGATAAGGGAGGAGGCTTTAAAATCGAAACAGCAAACGGAAGAACTTAAAAAGCTAAATCAGTTAAAAGACAGGATATTTTCGATCATTGCACACGACCTTAGAGGGCCACTTGTAAACCTGTCTGAAGTGTTAAAAATGATCGATACAGATATGATCACCGTTGAGGAGTTCAAAGCGCTTTCGCCAAAACTGAGCCGGGATATTCTTTACACCACGGATCTTTTAGAGAATATTTTACATTGGTCGAGAAGCCAGCTCAAAGGCTATGGGATTAACAAAACGCATTTCGAATTGAGGAATATGATCATCAATGAAGTGAACTACCATTTACCTTCGGCTGCGATAAAACGCATTCAAATCCTGGATGATGTATTTCCGGGTATGATTGTCTATGCAGATATGCTCATGATACAGATTGTGGTTCGAAATATTTTAAACAACTCTATTAAATTTTGTAATGAAGACTGCGAAATACACATTACCGCAGTTTATAGTGAACAACATAAAATGATGCTATCTATTGAAGACAATGGAATGGGTATGTCTAAAGAAGCACTAAAAATGCTCTTTAACGGCACGAGTGTTTCTACAAGGGGCACCATGAATGAAAAGGGTACCGGTCTTGGTTTGGTCATCTGTAAAGATTTTATGGAACGAAACAACGGGAAAATGGAAGTCAGCAGCGAAATTGGTAAAGGCACCAAATTCCAGCTTTTTCTGCCTATTGACCCTTCATAG
- a CDS encoding tetratricopeptide repeat protein, translating into MKKLFFLFFLCLIYQLTQAQTADHLDPEKLLNYYQAQQYAEAAQYLQDTYTDSTDVSKLKQLAYANLMAGKLPEASGFYLKVLKTDSNNFNAYKQLAKLESNLQSPSKKAYLLKANGLNPQDAEVAIQLADLYFKSNQFNKAEETLNLALSADSTNLLLLNAKMPVSMALKKYPEAIKAGKQLLAATNGPTENLLFQMALSYRGARDYKTATTYLQRAIKEGISPKIASYYGLLGDSYENLNQNKEALEVYKKGLLFENNGSLYYNIALLYEDKLNDKKNAIGYYTQYLNSIKDPEKQRRHVAYIKNKIEELKR; encoded by the coding sequence ATGAAGAAGCTTTTCTTTTTATTTTTTCTGTGCCTCATTTATCAATTGACGCAGGCACAAACAGCGGATCATTTAGATCCTGAAAAACTGCTAAATTACTACCAGGCACAACAATATGCCGAAGCGGCTCAATACCTTCAAGACACTTATACTGACAGCACAGATGTAAGTAAATTAAAACAACTGGCCTATGCCAACCTTATGGCAGGCAAACTACCTGAAGCTTCAGGATTTTATCTGAAAGTGTTAAAAACAGACAGCAACAATTTCAATGCTTATAAACAATTGGCAAAACTGGAAAGCAACCTTCAAAGCCCTTCAAAAAAAGCATACCTGTTAAAGGCAAATGGATTAAATCCACAGGATGCCGAAGTGGCCATACAACTGGCCGACCTGTATTTTAAAAGCAATCAATTTAATAAAGCCGAAGAAACCTTGAACCTGGCCCTGTCGGCCGACAGTACTAACCTCCTGTTGTTAAATGCAAAAATGCCGGTCAGCATGGCCTTGAAAAAATACCCTGAAGCAATAAAAGCAGGAAAACAACTGCTGGCTGCAACCAATGGCCCAACTGAAAATCTACTTTTCCAGATGGCATTGTCTTATCGTGGTGCCAGGGATTATAAAACTGCCACTACTTATTTACAGAGGGCCATAAAAGAAGGCATTTCGCCAAAGATAGCTTCTTATTATGGGCTATTAGGTGATTCGTATGAAAACCTAAACCAAAATAAAGAAGCACTTGAAGTCTACAAAAAAGGTCTTTTATTCGAAAACAATGGCAGCTTATATTACAACATTGCCTTGCTTTACGAGGACAAGCTGAACGATAAAAAGAATGCCATCGGCTATTACACGCAATATTTAAACAGTATCAAAGATCCTGAGAAACAAAGACGCCATGTTGCCTACATCAAAAATAAGATTGAAGAATTAAAAAGGTAA
- a CDS encoding riboflavin synthase translates to MFTGIIETLGEVKNIKKDGTNLHFTIQSAISNELKIDQSVAHNGVCLTVVALTEGTHTVTAIQETLEKSNMQYLKVGSKVNLERCMLMNGRLDGHIVQGHVDQTAICVKIAELDGSWEYRFKYDATNGNVTVEKGSVCINGISLTVVGSEKDEFSVFIIPYTHEHTNLHEVNVGDTVNIEFDIIGKYVARLVNR, encoded by the coding sequence ATGTTTACAGGGATAATAGAAACACTTGGGGAAGTTAAAAATATAAAAAAAGACGGTACGAATTTACATTTTACCATTCAATCGGCAATTAGCAACGAATTGAAAATAGACCAGAGTGTAGCACACAACGGGGTTTGTTTAACCGTAGTTGCACTAACAGAAGGTACACATACGGTTACCGCGATTCAGGAAACATTGGAAAAGAGCAATATGCAATACCTGAAAGTGGGTAGCAAAGTTAACCTGGAACGGTGCATGTTGATGAATGGCAGGTTAGACGGCCATATTGTTCAGGGCCATGTAGATCAAACCGCTATATGTGTTAAAATAGCAGAACTGGATGGCAGTTGGGAATACCGTTTTAAATACGATGCAACTAATGGCAATGTTACGGTAGAGAAAGGCTCCGTATGTATCAACGGAATTAGTTTAACCGTTGTAGGCTCCGAAAAAGACGAGTTTTCAGTTTTCATCATTCCCTATACGCATGAACACACCAATTTACATGAGGTAAATGTTGGAGATACGGTGAACATTGAATTTGATATTATTGGTAAATACGTAGCCAGACTCGTCAACCGCTAA
- the accC gene encoding acetyl-CoA carboxylase biotin carboxylase subunit produces MKKILIANRGEIALRIMRSAREMGIKTVAVYSEADRQSLHVLYADEAVCIGPAPSNQSYLVGEKIIEACKLTGAEAIHPGYGFLSENAGFARLVKASGLILIGPTPEAMEIMGNKLSAKAAALKYKIPMVPGTEEAITDIEEAKLRAVEVGFPILIKAAAGGGGKGMRVVEQVADFEEQMQLAVSEAQSAFGDGSVFIERYVSSPRHIEIQVLGDTHGNIVHLFERECSIQRRHQKVIEEAPSSILTAEIRNKMGKCAVDVARSVNYVGAGTVEFILDENLDFFFLEMNTRLQVEHPVTEMITGLDLVKEQIKIARGEKLAYQQEDLEIKGHAIELRVYAEDPENNFLPDIGTLQTYKTPKGNGVRVDDGFEQGMEIPIYYDPMIAKLITYGKDREEAMERMVRAIDEYQITGIQTTLSFGKFVMQHEAFKTGKFDTHFVTKYFNANSLKVENEEEALMVAIFGALSFKKQGVTKQQQVLPQSAGNWRKNRLNK; encoded by the coding sequence ATGAAGAAAATTCTTATAGCCAATCGGGGCGAAATCGCATTGCGTATCATGCGTTCAGCCAGAGAAATGGGAATAAAAACCGTTGCCGTATATTCAGAAGCAGATCGACAATCTTTACATGTATTGTATGCCGATGAAGCAGTATGTATTGGCCCGGCACCCTCTAACCAATCTTACCTGGTTGGTGAAAAGATTATTGAGGCCTGCAAACTTACTGGAGCAGAAGCCATCCATCCCGGCTATGGCTTCTTATCAGAAAATGCAGGTTTTGCAAGATTGGTAAAAGCATCCGGACTGATATTGATAGGCCCTACACCAGAAGCAATGGAGATCATGGGCAATAAGCTCTCGGCCAAAGCTGCAGCACTAAAATATAAAATTCCGATGGTTCCGGGTACGGAAGAAGCTATTACAGATATAGAAGAAGCCAAGTTAAGAGCGGTAGAAGTTGGATTCCCGATCTTAATTAAAGCTGCTGCCGGTGGTGGGGGTAAGGGAATGCGGGTGGTAGAACAGGTAGCCGATTTTGAAGAGCAAATGCAATTGGCAGTAAGCGAAGCGCAGTCTGCCTTTGGCGATGGCTCCGTTTTTATAGAACGCTATGTTTCTTCACCACGACACATAGAAATACAGGTACTTGGAGATACCCACGGAAATATCGTTCACCTTTTTGAACGTGAATGCTCCATCCAGCGGAGGCACCAGAAAGTAATTGAAGAAGCTCCTTCTAGCATTTTGACGGCCGAAATCCGAAACAAAATGGGCAAATGCGCAGTGGATGTGGCCAGATCTGTAAATTATGTGGGAGCAGGAACGGTAGAGTTTATCCTCGATGAAAACCTCGATTTTTTCTTCCTGGAGATGAATACCCGCTTGCAGGTAGAACACCCGGTAACGGAAATGATTACGGGCCTGGACCTGGTAAAAGAACAGATTAAAATTGCCCGTGGCGAAAAGCTTGCTTATCAGCAGGAAGACCTGGAAATTAAGGGACATGCCATAGAATTGCGGGTATATGCAGAAGATCCTGAAAATAATTTCCTTCCCGATATCGGTACTTTGCAGACTTATAAAACGCCTAAAGGTAATGGGGTTAGGGTTGACGATGGTTTTGAACAAGGCATGGAAATCCCAATCTATTACGATCCGATGATTGCCAAGTTAATTACTTATGGTAAGGATAGGGAAGAGGCCATGGAACGCATGGTTCGTGCAATTGATGAATACCAGATCACCGGCATACAAACTACCCTGAGCTTTGGTAAATTTGTAATGCAACATGAGGCTTTTAAAACAGGTAAATTTGATACGCACTTCGTGACCAAATACTTTAATGCAAACAGCCTGAAAGTTGAAAATGAGGAGGAAGCTTTGATGGTCGCAATTTTTGGAGCCCTGTCATTTAAAAAACAAGGCGTAACGAAGCAGCAACAAGTCTTGCCGCAAAGTGCAGGCAACTGGAGAAAAAACAGGTTAAATAAATAG
- a CDS encoding GntG family PLP-dependent aldolase has product MKIDLRSDTVTVPDSGMLEAMMTAKVGDDVYGEDETVKALEHKLAEMFDMEAGLFCPSGTMTNQIAIKCFTKPMDEVICDQGSHVYRYERGGIAYHSLASVRLINGIRGILTPELIEPEVNEENIHYPNSSLVVLENTVNKGGGACYKLSQIEPIHTLCNIKEMKLHLDGARIFNALTATGDEAADYGRYFDGISVCLSKGLGAPVGSVLLGSKETIKEAIKIRKAFGGGMRQAGFLAAAGIYALDHNIPKLAIDHKHAKALGDALSKASYVSSVLPVETNIVLFEVAEGIKAESVVHHLAENGVLCNATGPKTVRMVTHLNISEEMIDRTIENIIHLHISAHK; this is encoded by the coding sequence ATGAAAATAGACCTGAGAAGTGATACCGTAACGGTGCCGGATAGTGGTATGCTAGAGGCAATGATGACCGCAAAAGTTGGCGATGATGTATATGGTGAAGATGAAACCGTAAAAGCGCTGGAACATAAATTGGCTGAAATGTTCGATATGGAAGCAGGATTGTTTTGCCCGTCAGGAACAATGACCAACCAAATCGCCATTAAGTGTTTTACGAAACCCATGGATGAAGTGATTTGCGATCAGGGCTCGCATGTATATCGCTATGAAAGAGGAGGCATAGCCTATCACTCTCTGGCATCCGTAAGATTAATAAATGGAATAAGAGGTATCCTTACCCCCGAATTGATCGAGCCCGAAGTAAACGAGGAAAACATTCATTATCCGAATTCCAGTTTAGTGGTATTGGAAAATACAGTGAATAAGGGCGGTGGCGCTTGTTATAAGCTGTCGCAAATAGAACCTATCCATACCCTATGTAACATCAAAGAAATGAAACTGCATTTGGATGGCGCACGGATATTCAATGCCTTAACCGCAACAGGCGATGAGGCCGCAGATTATGGAAGATATTTTGATGGCATATCGGTTTGCCTGTCCAAAGGACTTGGCGCTCCCGTAGGTTCAGTATTACTGGGCTCAAAGGAAACTATTAAGGAAGCCATTAAGATCAGGAAAGCCTTTGGCGGTGGTATGCGTCAGGCGGGCTTTTTGGCAGCGGCCGGTATTTATGCCTTAGACCATAACATTCCTAAGTTAGCCATAGATCATAAACATGCTAAAGCATTGGGCGATGCGCTGTCTAAGGCAAGTTACGTTTCATCAGTACTTCCTGTCGAAACCAATATTGTGCTGTTTGAAGTGGCCGAAGGCATTAAAGCCGAAAGTGTGGTCCACCACCTGGCCGAAAACGGAGTGCTGTGTAATGCTACAGGACCAAAAACGGTAAGAATGGTGACACATTTAAATATTTCTGAAGAAATGATAGATAGGACCATCGAAAACATAATACATTTGCACATATCAGCTCATAAATAA
- a CDS encoding N-acetylglucosamine kinase: protein MIVIADGGSTKTNWCLINEAGRKILFNTEGYNPYFSKTEYIVQSLKKSLPDHLETEKLTEVNYYGAGCSTEGNRKIVSDAMQQVFPNAKINIGHDLLASCRALLANEPGFAAILGTGTNSCLYDGKDITLNIDSLGYFLGDEGSGCFIGKKILSDYMKGYMPKGLRESFYDNYALTNEDIFDHIYNRPLPNRFCAGFSKFLYDYKDSYEDYTFNTINYAFTAFFDNLVTHYPNYKDYKLNCVGSVGYSFRDVLSVVADRYEMGIGKIIRSPIDDLVDYHLHIANK from the coding sequence ATGATAGTTATTGCAGATGGTGGTTCGACCAAAACCAATTGGTGTTTAATTAATGAGGCCGGTAGAAAAATTCTTTTCAATACGGAGGGTTACAATCCTTATTTTTCCAAAACTGAATACATTGTTCAGTCTTTAAAAAAGTCTCTTCCGGATCATTTAGAAACCGAGAAACTGACCGAAGTAAACTATTACGGTGCCGGCTGTTCTACAGAAGGCAATAGAAAAATCGTATCTGATGCTATGCAACAGGTTTTTCCAAATGCAAAGATCAACATTGGTCATGACCTTTTGGCTTCTTGCAGGGCTTTATTGGCCAACGAACCGGGTTTTGCGGCAATCCTAGGTACCGGTACAAATTCTTGCCTTTACGATGGTAAAGACATTACCTTAAACATCGATTCGTTAGGTTATTTTTTAGGGGATGAAGGCAGCGGATGCTTTATCGGAAAAAAGATATTGAGCGATTACATGAAAGGTTATATGCCTAAAGGCCTTAGAGAGAGTTTCTATGACAATTATGCTTTAACCAACGAGGATATCTTTGATCATATCTACAACCGACCGCTTCCTAATCGTTTTTGCGCAGGATTCAGCAAGTTTTTATACGATTATAAGGACAGCTACGAAGACTATACTTTCAATACCATAAACTATGCTTTTACTGCATTTTTTGATAACCTGGTTACGCATTATCCTAACTACAAGGATTACAAATTAAACTGCGTTGGCTCTGTAGGCTATAGCTTCAGAGATGTATTGAGCGTAGTAGCAGACAGGTATGAAATGGGCATCGGAAAGATTATCCGTTCTCCTATAGATGACCTTGTTGATTATCACTTGCATATCGCGAATAAGTAA
- a CDS encoding helix-turn-helix transcriptional regulator produces MRSLTELPLPSSSHANQSLDELCDFSRFSLKMAEANYITLPEGIVLVQSIDHYLARIHLYEYKMDNHSIHDMEVTEPSFFMMAMLEGCFVLYNEAGETIAEVSDNSCKLIYLDAGKYQRSLISGEHQILLLTIKPEWLIKKYGALQELQELVNCYNQGNHQSFCLPGFNIGQQLFNALGKLNVGIEGRDIDIDMHIFIKDCISKYHHKLQTKISNTEYQVNKAKEIGDFIMQNFSNKIVDDEDALAKHFMTSKITLTRLAKRHFGKPLHKQVIELRMLNSLKMLLSTKKTIQEIATNIGYEDPHYFSRAFKKQFGLSPNVIRSCAV; encoded by the coding sequence ATGCGTTCTCTTACCGAATTACCTTTACCATCTTCATCACATGCAAATCAGTCGCTTGACGAACTATGCGACTTTAGCAGGTTTTCTTTAAAAATGGCCGAAGCCAATTACATCACTTTACCGGAAGGTATTGTGCTGGTGCAATCCATAGATCATTACCTGGCCCGGATTCATTTATATGAATATAAAATGGATAACCATAGCATTCATGATATGGAAGTTACTGAGCCTTCCTTTTTTATGATGGCCATGCTAGAAGGTTGTTTTGTATTGTATAATGAAGCTGGAGAAACAATAGCTGAAGTTTCAGATAATTCCTGCAAGCTGATTTATTTAGATGCCGGGAAATATCAGCGCAGCCTCATAAGTGGTGAACACCAGATATTGTTACTCACTATCAAACCGGAATGGCTAATTAAAAAGTATGGTGCGTTGCAAGAGCTGCAGGAACTTGTAAATTGTTATAACCAGGGCAACCATCAAAGTTTTTGTCTGCCAGGCTTTAACATAGGCCAACAATTATTTAATGCACTTGGTAAATTGAATGTAGGGATTGAAGGAAGAGACATAGATATTGATATGCATATTTTTATCAAGGATTGCATCAGTAAATACCATCATAAATTACAGACAAAGATTAGTAATACTGAATATCAAGTAAATAAAGCAAAAGAAATTGGTGATTTTATCATGCAAAATTTTTCGAATAAAATAGTAGATGATGAGGATGCATTGGCCAAACATTTTATGACCTCTAAAATTACCTTAACCAGATTGGCGAAGCGTCACTTTGGGAAACCTTTGCATAAACAAGTTATAGAGCTGCGTATGCTAAATAGTTTAAAGATGCTTTTATCAACGAAAAAGACTATTCAGGAAATTGCGACTAACATTGGCTACGAGGATCCACATTACTTTAGCAGGGCCTTTAAAAAACAGTTTGGGCTCTCACCTAATGTAATACGCAGCTGCGCAGTATAA